A single Oncorhynchus clarkii lewisi isolate Uvic-CL-2024 unplaced genomic scaffold, UVic_Ocla_1.0 unplaced_contig_9796_pilon_pilon, whole genome shotgun sequence DNA region contains:
- the LOC139394708 gene encoding iroquois-class homeodomain protein irx-2-like — protein MSYPQGYLYQPPGSLALYSCPAYGASALAAPRSDELARSSSGSAFSPYPGSAAAFTASASGFSSPMPYSTDPATGFPSYMSSPYDAQGMAGAISYHPYGSPGYPYQLNDPAYRKNATRDATATLKAWLQEHRKNPYPTKGEKIMLAIITKMTLTQVSTWFANARRRLKKENKMTWAPRNKSEDEDDGDGERNDDRLEKNLDNSETSAEDEGISLQVDTLTDHSCSAESDGDKVSCRIGDLVCESGSDTKDKCEDDDDDHELENDERHLSLSPKPVTSSPLTGLEASVLNHHHRENNNKSCLDSRISGRHNQAVKPKLWSLAEIATSDPKQQQHHPGQTCPSLGLLTSTSSTPSPAVPGAVYSASSILGRPIYYTSPFYSNYTNYGNFSPLQGQGILQYNSANDGLKQTAAEVSTMHKHTTDSLLKTNANHIEQFRPSHLYSKKGESCILLLRQDAWPAALQLFSSETGPKD, from the exons ATGTCTTACCCCCAGGGTTACCTCTACCAGCCGCCGGGCTCCCTGGCTCTCTACTCCTGCCCGGCTTACGGGGCTTCAGCCCTGGCTGCCCCGAGGAGCGACGAGCTGGCCAGGTCGTCCAGTGGATCAGCCTTTAGTCCTTACCCCGGATCAGCTGCTGCCTTCACGGCTTCAGCCAGCGGCTTCTCCAGCCCAATGCCATACTCCACAGACCCTGCCACGGGATTCCCTTCCTACATG AGCTCTCCTTACGACGCGCAGGGCATGGCCGGGGCGATCAGCTACCACCCCTACGGTAGCCCGGGATACCCCTACCAGCTCAACGACCCGGCCTACCGCAAGAACGCGACCCGAGACGCCACCGCCACGCTGAAGGCCTGGCTACAGGAGCACAGGAAGAACCCCTACCCCACCAAGGGAGAGAAGATCATGTTGGCCATCATTACTAAGATGACCCTGACGCAGGTGTCCACCTGGTTCGCCAACGCCAGGAGGAGGTTGAAGAAGGAGAACAAGATGACGTGGGCTCCCCGGAATAAGAGTGAGGATGAGGACgatggagacggagagaggaatGATGACCGCTTGGAGAAAAATCTTGACAACAGCGAGACGTCCGCGGAGGATGAAG gtATCAGTTTGCAGGTTGATACCCTTACAGACCATTCTTGTTCAGCGGAGTCTGATGGGGATAAGGTGAGCTGTCGAATCGGGGACCTGGTCTGTGAGTCTGGGTCAGATACTAAGGACAAatgtgaggatgatgatgatgatcacgaACTGGAGAATGATGAACGACACCTAAGCCTGTCACCTAAACCTGTGACATCATCACCACTAACAGGGCTTGAGGCCTCGGTCTTAAACCATCACCACcgggaaaacaacaacaaatcatGTCTTGACAGCCGAATCTCAGGTCGTCACAATCAAGCCGTCAAACCCAAACTGTGGTCGTTAGCGGAGATCGCTACTTCAGACccgaagcagcagcagcatcacccGGGGCAGACTTGTCCATCCCTCGGTCTTCtaacctccacctcctccaccccctccccggCCGTCCCTGGCGCTGTGTACTCCGCCTCTTCCATCCTAGGACGACCCATCTACTACACGTCTCCGTTTTACAGTAATTACACAAACTATGGCAACTTCAGCCCGCTGCAGGGTCAAGGGATTCTGCAATATAACTCTGCTAACGACGGACTCAAACAGACTGCTGCTGAGGTCAGCACCATGCATAAACACACCACTGACTCTCTGCTTAAAACGAACGCTAACCACATTGAACAGTTCAGACCCTCACATTTATACTCTAAGAAAG GGGAGAGCTGCATCTTGCTCCTCAGACAAGACGCCTGGCCTGCAGCACTACAGCTGTTCTCCTCAGAGACAGGCCCGAAGGATTAA